DNA sequence from the Salvia splendens isolate huo1 chromosome 19, SspV2, whole genome shotgun sequence genome:
TGTAAGGGAACATCCAACGAAATTCATTGAAATAGACAAAGAACATTAAGTATTGTTATCACTACTTAACCAACAATAACCACTTACACTAaatattttaaagaaaaaaagagccAGCAGCTTTTGTCAAACAGCAAGGCCTTGCTCTCTGGCTTTCTTCAACCACTTAAGAGTACTTTCCAACGTCGAATAAGCCGCAACATCTGGTATGCTTTTGCTCTCAACGGCATAGTCAAAAACCTCATAAGCTTCGCCAACTCTACCCTGCCTGCATAATGCTCTTAAGAGTGTCCCGTATGACCCAGTTTCCAGCTTCATATCGCATTTCTTCATCATTTCATACACCTTCATTCCTTCATTCAGCTGCCGCCCCTTACACAATCCAAGAAGCAAAGTGTTATACGTACATGAATTTGGACTACACCCCTTCCGTTCCATCTCCCCCAACCACGCTAATGCCCCCAAAGCATCTCCTTCTCTGCACATTCCATTCATCAACGAAGTATAAGTAATGGCATCCGGGGTATGGCCTTTCTCAGTCATCACTAGCAAGAACTTCTTAGCATCCTTAACCCTACCCGATTTCGACAATCCAAATATCAAAGTGTTATAAGTAATATGATCCGGCACAACCTCCTCGTCCAACATTCTATTATACACTCCCAACACATCACCACCTTGACTCAAATGAGCATAGCCCTTCATAATCGTATTGTACACATAGCAATCAGGCTTGAACCCTTCCTCACTCAACACTCTCAACAACCTCATCGCCTCCCTCAAATTCTTGGTGTTGCACACATTATCAATCATTATAGTATACGTAACAAGGTCCGGATTTATACCGAACTCTTTCATATCAGTTATAAACGAATTCGCAGAACTCAAAGACCTCTTCTTCACCAAATGTCTCACCATGAAATTGTAAGTGTACGTGTCGGGCAGCGAATTCTTAGTCGAGAGCTCCTTAACGAGCTCGACAGCGTCCTCTTCTCGTCCGCATTCGCAGAGGGCCCTCGCGGCAACATCTGTGGAGACCTGATTGGGCGGGAAGCCGCTGTTGGTCATGAGGTTGAGCACATTGTGTACAGCGGAGAGAGACGGCTCATCCGCGGAGGAACAAGCCTGCTTGAGAAGTGTGTGATAGGTGAAACGGTTGGGGCAGAAAGGGGGGTGCTGCTTCACCATGTGGTTGAGGAAAAAGATCGAATCTTGGAGCGATGAAACGGAGGAGAATGATTGTAGGATTGAATTGTAGAAGCTGGGCTCGGAAGGGGCGTCGGTGGTGGAGGAAATGAACGAATTGAAAAGGGATTTGGCGTCGGAGAGATTTGCAGACTCAAAGAAGAGCGACGGAAGTGTTGATTTTGCAGCTGAATCATTTTTGGCGACGGGATTTTTCTGGGAAAAAATCTTCTTCCGCTGCGAATGAGGAGGAGCTTTGTCTTCTTGCAAAGCGGAAGAGGTTTTAGCCTTGAGGAGAGTGGAAACCGGCGATTGAGCGGCTACCCTCTTGAAAGCCTGTGGAATCCTCCCCATTTTCACTCTCGATTCCTCTGTTGagattgaattttaattttggattcAAGCTAGGGTTTTGTTGGGGGTTTTGTGGTTGACTGCCTAAACtgaatcattttatttttgttttgtaaaatatgtcattttttatagaaaaagtAAATCATACTAATACATCaaatcacattttcttttttacatcAAATGTAACGCTTTATTCAACAAatctaaaataattactatcatgaataaaaatataatgcAATTCAACCAATACTTGCTATCAGTTATAGAATCTAAAGCTCGAGCAACCTGATTTGGTGATCGTCTTACAAATCTCATAGAGGATCCAAATACCTCTTTTAAGAGagataaataacaaaaaataaagaaagaataaagtagagataaaaaatagaaaaagaataaagtaagaataaTAAAAAGTGTTGGTTTTTGCgaaaataaatatgcatcaCTTTAGTTGGGACTATCCAAATAGAATGCAAATTGCTATACTTATAGTGGAACAAAGGGAGTCTCATGAAATCTTGTGGGGAGTCTCATGAAATCTTGTGTCGATCTCAAAATGGTGATATCTACTCTAAAAGATGGAATGGAAGGAGTACTCTCATTCAGATTATTTAGAACATTTCAAATTATTgatcaattaaatttaaactgTAACTTGGATTACCACTATTTTTAGGCATGGTGGAAGGAAACTTTTACTCGTATAAACCTTATTATCGAACATTTATTTATTCTAAATTAAATCCGCATAAGCATGttaattttcaattattaaacTAAAATAGAGGATCAATAACTAATAgaattatttttcaattaatcGAAACTTTTAAGCTCCAAATAAAATCAAACGAAATCAACTCAATTAATCAAGTAACTAGTAAATAAAAGTAGaatcattttcataaaaaatattgcttattttatttcattatattcctatattctaattatattaTTTCTAGAAtttatacacaatattaaacTTAAACTCCCTACTAACAAATTATTGCTCTATTAATTATTCTAATAAATATCAATCATATTAATTATTGGCAATCCATCTAATAAACTAAAACTCTCAACAGTCAATTGGTTGAACATATTCCATTCTAGCCAAAATTAGAAGTTATCTTAGCCCAGCC
Encoded proteins:
- the LOC121780321 gene encoding pentatricopeptide repeat-containing protein At2g17670-like, with the protein product MGRIPQAFKRVAAQSPVSTLLKAKTSSALQEDKAPPHSQRKKIFSQKNPVAKNDSAAKSTLPSLFFESANLSDAKSLFNSFISSTTDAPSEPSFYNSILQSFSSVSSLQDSIFFLNHMVKQHPPFCPNRFTYHTLLKQACSSADEPSLSAVHNVLNLMTNSGFPPNQVSTDVAARALCECGREEDAVELVKELSTKNSLPDTYTYNFMVRHLVKKRSLSSANSFITDMKEFGINPDLVTYTIMIDNVCNTKNLREAMRLLRVLSEEGFKPDCYVYNTIMKGYAHLSQGGDVLGVYNRMLDEEVVPDHITYNTLIFGLSKSGRVKDAKKFLLVMTEKGHTPDAITYTSLMNGMCREGDALGALAWLGEMERKGCSPNSCTYNTLLLGLCKGRQLNEGMKVYEMMKKCDMKLETGSYGTLLRALCRQGRVGEAYEVFDYAVESKSIPDVAAYSTLESTLKWLKKAREQGLAV